A region from the Geobacter benzoatilyticus genome encodes:
- a CDS encoding metallophosphoesterase family protein: MNKNSLSRRFVIPDIHGCALTLDRLLREVIRLKRCDELYLLGDYIDRGPRSREVLDILMGLVMKGYRVFPLRGNHEEMFLNSCSDRDFFRMWILNGGRATLDSFGVEDACDIPLKYRRFLAEMPYYRILPDFVLVHASLNFDIPNPFADTEAMLWSRSLEVRKELTGGRRVIGGHTPMNRTEILRGLATDRIVLDNGCAYPEKPGMGCLVALDIDSMTLFSQENIG, from the coding sequence GTGAATAAAAACAGCCTCTCCCGCCGCTTCGTCATCCCAGATATCCATGGGTGCGCCCTGACGCTGGATCGCCTGCTCCGTGAGGTCATCCGCCTGAAGCGCTGCGACGAATTGTACCTTCTGGGGGATTACATAGACCGGGGACCCCGCAGCCGTGAGGTTCTCGACATCCTCATGGGGCTCGTCATGAAGGGATATCGGGTTTTCCCTCTCAGGGGAAATCACGAGGAGATGTTTCTCAACAGTTGCAGCGACCGCGATTTCTTCAGGATGTGGATCCTGAACGGCGGCCGCGCAACCCTTGACAGTTTCGGCGTGGAGGACGCCTGCGACATTCCCCTCAAGTACCGCCGGTTCCTGGCCGAGATGCCCTATTACCGCATTCTTCCGGACTTCGTACTGGTGCACGCAAGCCTCAATTTCGACATTCCCAACCCCTTTGCCGATACCGAGGCGATGCTATGGAGCCGCTCCCTGGAAGTCCGCAAGGAGCTGACAGGCGGCCGTCGCGTCATCGGCGGCCACACCCCCATGAACCGGACTGAAATACTGCGGGGGCTCGCAACCGACCGGATAGTCCTGGACAACGGATGCGCATACCCGGAGAAACCCGGCATGGGGTGCCTCGTGGCACTGGACATCGACTCCATGACGCTCTTTTCCCAAGAAAATATTGGCTAA
- a CDS encoding GGDEF domain-containing protein, with translation MATIWFFPQVAMLPSGKLALLPSAPYLIIAMGLLLSLYFHRGRPFFMFLVLSAVYWSFQGHLRGAPAGIAATVLFQSACVLVPLNIAIFSLMRERGIVTVAGRLRFTFLGLQALFVGWAVEPGHVAVQQFLACRFTENQILAGLILPQPALPVIALGGIVVAARAIKSQSPIDAGLLGVMAAFTVACNGIATDHLTPVFMTTAAAILTLGVLKDSYNMAFKDDLTGLPSRRALNEQLTWLGRRYTVAMVDVDHFKWFNDTYGHDVGDQVLRMVASKLRSVGSGGKTYRYGGEEFAILFPRKGRDEIIESLEELRRTIADYQMRLRSSDRPNSPKEGKKLRHGSSRGNSTVSVTVSIGVSENNGDRRHPSDVIKAADQALYRAKGSGRNRVCS, from the coding sequence ATGGCAACAATCTGGTTTTTTCCCCAGGTGGCCATGCTCCCTTCGGGGAAGCTGGCACTTCTCCCTTCCGCTCCTTACCTGATCATTGCCATGGGACTCCTGCTCTCGCTCTATTTCCACCGCGGGAGACCGTTCTTCATGTTTCTCGTGCTGTCCGCCGTTTACTGGAGCTTTCAGGGGCATTTAAGAGGAGCGCCGGCGGGAATAGCCGCCACGGTGCTCTTCCAGTCGGCCTGCGTTCTCGTTCCGCTGAACATCGCCATTTTCTCCCTCATGCGCGAACGGGGGATCGTCACCGTTGCCGGCCGCCTCCGTTTCACCTTTCTGGGGCTCCAGGCCCTTTTTGTGGGATGGGCCGTTGAGCCGGGACATGTGGCGGTGCAGCAGTTTCTCGCTTGCAGGTTTACGGAGAACCAGATCCTGGCCGGGCTCATCCTTCCCCAACCGGCACTGCCGGTCATTGCCCTCGGGGGGATTGTGGTTGCGGCGAGGGCCATCAAGAGCCAATCCCCCATCGACGCCGGCCTTCTGGGGGTCATGGCGGCCTTCACGGTCGCCTGTAACGGCATCGCAACCGACCACCTCACGCCGGTTTTCATGACTACGGCAGCAGCCATACTCACCCTGGGTGTTCTCAAAGACTCATACAATATGGCCTTCAAGGACGACTTGACGGGGCTGCCTTCACGCCGGGCACTCAACGAGCAGCTCACGTGGCTCGGCCGGCGCTACACCGTTGCCATGGTCGACGTGGATCATTTTAAATGGTTCAACGACACCTACGGTCATGACGTAGGTGACCAGGTTCTGCGGATGGTGGCGTCAAAGCTGCGCAGTGTGGGGTCAGGCGGCAAAACATACCGCTACGGCGGCGAAGAATTTGCCATCCTCTTCCCACGCAAGGGTCGTGACGAGATTATCGAAAGCCTGGAAGAACTGCGCCGGACCATAGCGGACTACCAAATGCGCCTGCGCAGCTCCGATCGCCCGAACTCGCCAAAGGAGGGGAAAAAACTCCGCCACGGGTCGAGTCGCGGCAACAGCACCGTTTCGGTTACCGTCAGTATCGGCGTATCCGAAAACAACGGCGACCGCCGGCACCCATCCGACGTCATCAAGGCAGCCGACCAGGCGCTTTACCGGGCAAAGGGGAGCGGGCGCAACCGCGTCTGCTCCTGA
- a CDS encoding ArsR/SmtB family transcription factor has protein sequence MDFDVNRNFSDEAEIFKVLGHPVRLKIVAGLCTRECNVKHIWECLGLPQATVSQHLALLKNKGIIEGKRDGVEVHYTVVHPLAKKLIAVLG, from the coding sequence ATGGACTTCGACGTCAACAGGAACTTCTCTGATGAAGCTGAAATCTTCAAGGTGCTCGGCCATCCGGTCCGTCTCAAGATCGTAGCCGGCCTCTGCACAAGGGAATGCAACGTTAAGCATATATGGGAATGCCTCGGCCTTCCCCAGGCAACCGTTTCCCAGCACCTGGCACTCCTTAAGAACAAAGGGATAATTGAAGGAAAGAGGGATGGGGTAGAAGTGCATTACACCGTGGTTCATCCCCTGGCAAAGAAGCTCATCGCCGTTCTCGGCTAA
- a CDS encoding bacteriohemerythrin codes for MWTDDLTVGIDEIDSQHKSLFLQLEKLLDACVAGGEREEVLAMLDFLDDYVVTHFATEEGLQREHCYPDFEKHRREHEGFLHRINLLKEEIATSAPSRDFVLRVNQALIDWLRSHILTVDKAASEFLLKKMGRNPI; via the coding sequence ATGTGGACCGATGATTTGACAGTGGGCATCGATGAAATTGACAGTCAGCACAAATCGCTTTTCCTGCAACTGGAGAAGCTTCTGGATGCATGTGTTGCCGGCGGGGAACGGGAAGAGGTGCTGGCCATGCTTGACTTTCTTGATGATTATGTGGTGACCCATTTTGCCACTGAGGAGGGGCTTCAGCGGGAGCATTGCTATCCGGACTTTGAAAAACACCGACGGGAGCACGAAGGTTTCCTGCACCGAATCAACCTGTTGAAGGAAGAAATAGCCACCTCCGCACCGTCCCGGGACTTTGTCCTCAGGGTAAACCAGGCACTCATAGATTGGCTCAGATCACATATTCTTACCGTAGACAAGGCAGCGAGCGAATTTCTTCTCAAGAAAATGGGCCGTAACCCGATATAG
- the bioF gene encoding 8-amino-7-oxononanoate synthase, translated as MCYKRYLLKGETVSKSFAEELEILKARGLHRKMRRIAGSQGSRVVVDGKDSLLLCSNNYLGLAGHPRLAEAAISAVERYGTSSGASRLVSGNMELHALLEERIARFKGTGAALVFNSGYAANSGIIPALAGKGDMVFSDRLNHASIVDGCLLSRATMVRYPHNDIAALRRLLERHQTAGRRLIVTDGVFSMDGDLARLRELVELKREFGALLMVDDAHGTGVLGATGRGSAEVQGVLESVDIHMGTLGKALGSFGAYAAASEEIVDYLANHARSFIFSTSLPPAVLAASLAAIDLIDSPEGAALRQQLDRNTVFFREGLSAAGFDTMGSETQIVPLFVGGAEQTMAFTARLLEEGVFAQGIRPPTVPAGTCRLRCTLMATHTEDDLAGALERMARIGRELEVV; from the coding sequence ATGTGTTACAAAAGGTATCTGCTGAAAGGAGAAACAGTGTCGAAGAGCTTTGCCGAAGAACTGGAGATTCTGAAAGCCCGGGGGCTTCATCGGAAGATGCGCCGGATTGCCGGGAGCCAGGGGAGCAGGGTTGTCGTGGATGGGAAGGATTCGCTTCTCCTCTGCTCCAACAACTACCTTGGCCTGGCCGGCCACCCGCGCCTGGCCGAGGCGGCGATCAGCGCCGTGGAGCGCTACGGCACATCCAGCGGCGCCTCGCGGCTCGTCTCCGGCAACATGGAGCTCCACGCCCTTCTCGAAGAGCGCATCGCCCGCTTCAAGGGGACCGGGGCCGCACTGGTATTCAACTCCGGCTATGCCGCCAACAGCGGCATCATCCCGGCCCTGGCGGGGAAGGGGGACATGGTCTTCTCCGATCGGCTAAACCATGCCAGCATCGTGGACGGCTGCCTCCTGTCCCGTGCCACCATGGTCCGCTATCCACACAATGATATTGCCGCCCTGCGGCGTCTGCTGGAGCGGCACCAGACCGCCGGGCGCCGCCTCATAGTCACCGACGGTGTTTTCAGCATGGATGGAGACCTGGCCCGCCTTAGGGAACTGGTGGAACTCAAGCGGGAATTCGGCGCTCTTCTCATGGTGGACGATGCCCATGGTACCGGGGTTTTGGGCGCTACCGGCCGGGGGAGCGCCGAAGTGCAAGGGGTCCTGGAGTCGGTCGATATCCACATGGGGACTCTCGGCAAGGCCCTCGGCAGCTTCGGCGCCTACGCCGCCGCTTCTGAGGAGATAGTCGACTACCTGGCTAACCACGCCCGCAGTTTCATCTTTTCAACGTCTCTTCCCCCGGCGGTTCTGGCCGCTTCCCTTGCCGCCATCGATTTGATCGATTCTCCCGAAGGGGCAGCACTGCGGCAGCAACTGGACCGCAATACCGTATTTTTCCGCGAAGGGCTGAGTGCCGCCGGTTTCGACACCATGGGGAGCGAAACCCAGATTGTCCCTCTGTTTGTGGGGGGGGCCGAGCAGACCATGGCGTTTACGGCGCGGCTTCTGGAGGAGGGGGTCTTTGCCCAGGGGATCAGGCCCCCGACGGTGCCTGCCGGGACCTGTCGGCTCCGCTGCACCCTGATGGCGACCCACACGGAAGATGACCTTGCCGGTGCCCTCGAGCGCATGGCCAGGATCGGTCGCGAACTGGAGGTCGTCTGA
- a CDS encoding ABC transporter ATP-binding protein, translating into MPDLLTVRGLTTRFRLAEGDVHAVNGIDFSVAEGETVAVVGESGCGKSVTALSLLRLILPPGTIASGEIIFEGQDLLRLSEDEMRRIRGNRIAMIFQEPMTSLNPVFPIGRQIAEGLIIHRGLSRHEALEEAAQLLAQVGIPSPADRLNDYPHQLSGGMRQRVMIAMALACKPRLIIADEPTTALDVTIQAQILELMDRLREENRMALMLITHDLGVVAERADRTLVMYAGRIVEEGPTHELLSSPFHPYTEGLLASLPQRSEPGRPLTTIPGHVPSLLEEIPGCGFCSRCPDKQWECGQEQPQLKEIAPGHRVRCWKYR; encoded by the coding sequence GTGCCGGACCTTCTTACCGTCAGAGGACTTACCACCCGTTTCCGCCTTGCCGAGGGAGACGTTCATGCAGTGAACGGCATCGATTTTTCCGTTGCCGAGGGGGAAACCGTCGCCGTCGTTGGAGAATCGGGATGCGGCAAAAGTGTAACCGCGCTGTCGCTTCTGCGCCTCATTCTACCACCGGGAACAATCGCGTCCGGCGAAATCATTTTTGAGGGGCAAGACCTCCTCCGCCTCAGCGAAGACGAGATGCGACGCATCCGCGGAAACCGGATCGCCATGATCTTCCAGGAGCCTATGACCTCCCTGAACCCGGTTTTTCCCATCGGCAGGCAGATTGCGGAAGGGCTGATCATTCACCGGGGCCTCTCCCGGCATGAAGCCCTTGAGGAAGCAGCACAGTTGCTGGCCCAGGTGGGTATCCCCTCCCCTGCCGATCGGCTCAACGATTACCCCCACCAGCTTTCGGGCGGAATGCGCCAGAGGGTTATGATCGCCATGGCCCTTGCCTGCAAGCCAAGGCTCATAATTGCGGACGAACCGACCACTGCCCTTGACGTTACCATCCAGGCGCAGATACTGGAACTCATGGACCGGTTGCGGGAAGAGAACCGGATGGCCCTTATGCTCATCACCCATGACCTGGGCGTAGTGGCCGAGCGTGCCGATCGCACCCTCGTCATGTACGCGGGACGGATCGTGGAAGAGGGACCGACCCACGAACTCCTCTCCTCGCCCTTCCACCCCTATACCGAGGGGCTGCTTGCCTCCCTCCCCCAGCGAAGCGAGCCGGGCCGCCCCCTCACGACAATACCCGGCCATGTCCCAAGCCTTCTGGAAGAGATCCCCGGCTGCGGTTTCTGCTCTCGCTGCCCCGACAAACAATGGGAATGCGGCCAAGAACAGCCCCAACTGAAGGAGATCGCGCCGGGGCACCGCGTCCGGTGCTGGAAATACCGATGA
- a CDS encoding ABC transporter ATP-binding protein gives MTTPLIEAEDIAKSFAVRPTPFATRKTLKAVDGVTLQIRPGETLGLAGESGCGKSTVGKILMGLLEPDGGTIRFRGKDLESATKDERAAFRKDVQMIFQDPFSSLNPRMRVGEIIGEPLAIHRLVPNEGHRKKVLELMGMVGLSAEQINRYPHEFSGGQRQRIGIARALAVSPKLIVADEPVSALDLSIQAQIINLLDELKKTLGLSYLFIAHDLSVIRHLSDRVAVMYLGRIVETGHREDIFNRFRHPYTEALLSAVPRVASTPQKKRIILNGEPPTPLDPPPGCPFHPRCPYAEPVCATTRPPLEEKASEHLAACHFSNKLFS, from the coding sequence ATGACAACACCCCTTATCGAAGCTGAAGATATAGCTAAGTCCTTTGCGGTGAGGCCGACTCCCTTTGCCACCCGCAAGACGCTGAAAGCCGTTGACGGGGTGACGCTGCAGATCCGGCCCGGCGAAACCCTCGGGCTTGCAGGTGAATCGGGATGCGGCAAGTCCACCGTGGGAAAAATCCTGATGGGACTCCTTGAACCCGACGGCGGAACCATACGCTTTCGGGGCAAGGATCTGGAATCTGCGACAAAGGATGAGCGTGCGGCCTTCCGAAAAGACGTGCAGATGATCTTTCAAGACCCTTTCTCATCGCTGAATCCGCGGATGAGGGTCGGAGAGATTATCGGCGAGCCCCTTGCAATACACCGCCTCGTACCGAATGAAGGCCACCGCAAGAAAGTACTGGAGCTCATGGGAATGGTGGGGCTCTCGGCAGAGCAGATCAACCGCTACCCCCACGAGTTTTCCGGAGGTCAGCGGCAGCGTATCGGCATCGCCCGTGCACTGGCGGTCTCCCCGAAACTGATCGTTGCCGACGAGCCGGTATCGGCCCTTGATCTCTCCATTCAGGCCCAGATAATCAACCTCCTGGACGAGCTGAAGAAAACTCTTGGGCTCTCATATCTCTTCATCGCCCACGACCTCTCCGTCATTCGGCACCTGAGCGACCGGGTGGCGGTCATGTACCTGGGGAGAATCGTCGAAACCGGCCACCGTGAGGATATTTTCAACCGATTCCGGCACCCCTATACGGAGGCGCTGCTCTCGGCCGTCCCACGAGTGGCCTCCACACCTCAAAAGAAACGGATCATCCTGAACGGAGAACCGCCCACCCCCCTCGACCCGCCGCCGGGGTGCCCCTTTCATCCCCGCTGCCCATACGCTGAGCCGGTCTGCGCCACTACACGCCCCCCCCTGGAAGAGAAGGCTTCAGAACATCTGGCAGCCTGTCATTTCAGCAACAAACTGTTTTCCTGA
- a CDS encoding HD domain-containing phosphohydrolase, producing MNSLKVKILGTITLIVVVLVFVVNLLEYQHQKRLIMQVSAQNAVLLATTVQHTIENVMMSGRTDEVQHILSQLKSRERIRNLRIFDERGLILNSAISREIGFQVTPDELEMFKNGKQIAITPITTPNSEKIFRSIAPIYNKPACHACHSADTPLLGALEIDLSIDYLQSYLDQDKLFMSISMILLVLLILLTIFIFLNTYVNRPLNTIFKLMQRVEQGDFNVQANFTSSTEMSALAKNFNMMAKKLRYYMDTAVSHERELALTQSKLAHHHEMHLVNQKLEDQLREIENLNVSMEERIEEIEEANYRIADLASELEDKNTNLGRAVDRLSTLYKVGLAVNSTMESEKIFDLIVETTVKTLKAEIGYIILYNPSGQDLHVTTLKGHEIPDEAATTIPMKPSSVSTWVIENRTPLLIPDINDFPQFDRYSALGYERKNLICAPLLVKDEIIGTITVVNKLDNSTYNAEELELLVTIAAQASIAIKNAQLYDEQQSTYLHTIQALVSAIEASDSYTRGHSERVTRYSVELARKLSLAPDRFKVIERAAILHDIGKIGIDLTLLHKEGELSPEDVHALQQHPVIGMKILEPIDFLKDVRICIGQHHERFDGRGYPNRIAKDKLLPESRILAIADAFDAMTSDRPYRKALPVEAAVKELLDHAGSQFDPELVPHFVELIESGIFGFSFNRENLPRESRKVVPISGYSVRTF from the coding sequence ATGAATTCACTCAAAGTCAAAATACTAGGGACTATAACCCTCATTGTGGTTGTGCTCGTCTTCGTTGTCAACCTTCTGGAGTACCAGCACCAGAAACGTCTGATAATGCAGGTCTCGGCCCAGAATGCCGTCCTTCTTGCCACTACGGTACAGCACACCATCGAGAATGTGATGATGAGCGGCAGAACCGATGAGGTTCAACATATTCTCTCCCAATTAAAGAGCAGGGAAAGAATCCGGAACCTCCGCATTTTCGACGAAAGAGGTCTCATTCTCAACTCCGCCATCAGTAGGGAAATCGGTTTTCAGGTCACCCCTGACGAGCTCGAGATGTTTAAAAACGGCAAGCAAATTGCCATAACTCCTATCACAACCCCGAACAGCGAGAAGATTTTCAGAAGCATTGCTCCAATTTACAACAAGCCGGCCTGCCACGCCTGTCACAGCGCCGACACCCCACTTCTCGGAGCCCTGGAGATCGACCTCTCCATCGATTACCTGCAATCGTATCTGGACCAAGACAAACTCTTCATGTCCATATCGATGATTTTATTGGTTCTGCTCATCCTCCTTACGATATTCATCTTCCTCAACACGTACGTAAATCGCCCACTGAACACGATATTCAAGTTAATGCAGCGGGTTGAACAAGGCGATTTCAACGTGCAGGCCAATTTCACCAGCAGCACCGAGATGAGCGCCCTTGCCAAGAATTTCAACATGATGGCAAAGAAGCTCCGCTACTACATGGATACCGCCGTAAGCCACGAACGTGAGTTGGCCTTGACCCAGTCGAAACTTGCCCACCACCACGAGATGCACCTCGTAAACCAGAAGCTAGAGGATCAGCTCCGGGAGATTGAGAACCTCAACGTCAGCATGGAGGAGAGAATCGAGGAAATCGAAGAGGCGAACTACCGCATAGCCGACCTGGCAAGCGAACTGGAAGACAAGAACACCAACCTGGGCAGAGCGGTAGACCGCCTCTCAACCCTCTACAAGGTCGGGCTTGCCGTCAACTCCACCATGGAAAGCGAAAAAATCTTCGATCTTATCGTGGAAACGACAGTCAAGACGCTAAAAGCGGAGATCGGCTACATCATCCTCTACAACCCGTCGGGGCAGGACCTCCACGTCACCACCCTCAAGGGGCACGAAATTCCAGATGAAGCCGCCACCACCATACCGATGAAGCCTTCAAGCGTCTCGACCTGGGTCATCGAGAACCGCACCCCTCTCCTCATACCCGACATCAACGATTTCCCCCAGTTCGACCGTTACAGCGCCCTCGGGTACGAACGGAAGAACCTGATCTGCGCGCCGCTTCTCGTCAAAGACGAAATCATCGGCACCATCACTGTCGTCAACAAGCTCGACAACTCCACCTATAATGCCGAGGAACTGGAACTCCTGGTCACTATCGCCGCCCAGGCAAGCATTGCCATAAAGAACGCCCAGCTCTATGACGAGCAGCAGTCCACCTACCTCCACACGATTCAGGCGCTCGTCTCAGCCATCGAGGCAAGCGACAGCTACACCCGCGGCCACTCGGAACGGGTAACCCGGTACTCGGTGGAGCTGGCCCGAAAACTTTCCCTTGCTCCAGACCGTTTCAAGGTAATAGAACGGGCCGCCATTCTCCACGACATCGGCAAAATCGGCATCGACCTCACCCTGCTCCACAAAGAGGGGGAGCTTTCGCCCGAAGATGTTCACGCTCTTCAGCAACATCCTGTCATCGGCATGAAAATCCTGGAACCCATCGATTTCCTGAAGGATGTGCGGATCTGCATCGGCCAGCACCACGAGCGCTTCGATGGCAGAGGCTACCCCAACCGCATCGCCAAAGACAAGCTGCTGCCTGAATCACGCATCCTGGCCATCGCCGATGCCTTCGATGCCATGACCTCGGACCGCCCTTACCGCAAGGCTCTTCCGGTTGAAGCAGCTGTCAAGGAGCTGCTGGACCATGCCGGCAGTCAGTTTGATCCCGAACTTGTGCCGCACTTCGTTGAACTCATCGAGAGCGGCATCTTCGGTTTTTCCTTTAACAGGGAAAATCTTCCCCGTGAGTCGCGGAAAGTGGTCCCCATCAGCGGCTACAGCGTCCGGACCTTTTAA
- a CDS encoding alpha/beta fold hydrolase encodes MPFLETSGNVKLHYEEAGEGFPLVFIHGWAMSGSVWAYQRPLAERFRVINLDLRGHGKSSPASGYSFGDFASDVALLFDRLGLRRAALVGWSMGAQVALESIALLGDRVAALVLVAATPKFTAADGWPHGLPATEARGLGLRLKRDYDGTLGAFFRRMFAEGELTRDQYQGIVRDIVVPRPLPDPAAVQAALATLAEGDHRALLAAITSPTLVVHGERDSICPPGAGRYIADAIPGAQFLIMGEGHAPFLSRPEMFNRKLSEFIAGVIGRD; translated from the coding sequence ATGCCGTTTCTGGAAACGTCCGGCAATGTCAAGCTCCATTATGAGGAGGCGGGTGAGGGGTTCCCGCTCGTTTTCATCCATGGCTGGGCCATGTCCGGAAGCGTATGGGCTTACCAGCGCCCCCTCGCGGAAAGATTCCGCGTCATCAATCTTGACCTGCGGGGGCACGGGAAATCATCCCCCGCGTCGGGGTATTCATTTGGCGATTTCGCGTCCGATGTTGCTCTCCTGTTTGACCGGTTGGGGCTCCGCCGCGCGGCCCTGGTGGGGTGGTCCATGGGTGCCCAGGTTGCACTTGAGTCAATCGCGCTGCTGGGAGATCGTGTCGCTGCGCTTGTTCTCGTCGCCGCGACTCCAAAATTCACCGCTGCCGATGGGTGGCCCCATGGCCTTCCCGCCACTGAGGCCCGAGGGCTCGGCCTGCGTCTCAAGCGTGATTACGATGGGACACTGGGCGCATTCTTCCGGCGGATGTTTGCCGAGGGCGAGCTTACCCGCGACCAGTACCAGGGCATCGTCCGGGATATCGTCGTCCCCAGGCCCCTCCCGGATCCCGCAGCGGTTCAGGCAGCGCTGGCAACCCTTGCCGAAGGGGACCACCGAGCCCTCCTGGCCGCCATCACCTCCCCGACTCTCGTTGTCCACGGCGAAAGGGATTCAATCTGTCCGCCCGGCGCCGGACGGTATATTGCCGATGCCATACCCGGTGCGCAGTTTCTCATAATGGGGGAGGGGCACGCACCGTTCCTTTCGCGGCCGGAGATGTTCAACCGTAAGCTCAGCGAATTCATTGCCGGGGTGATCGGCCGTGATTGA
- a CDS encoding methyltransferase domain-containing protein — protein sequence MIDRSKVQRSFHRQACEYDNHTVVQKRVVARLLDILSEEGETPSRILDVGTGTGLLARHLADRYPDAFLSCIDLAPGMAVVARQRLGRRGLVAVADAEHLPFAGEAFDCVVSASTFQWLTTLDNAFGEAWRVLAPGGRFAFALFGQGTFHELKTSYRAALASSGRAGEDRTQRFFPVDEVSAAMTRAGFAACRVLCEDEVERHPDVPTFLRAVKRAGAGNASPLPSRGLAERRVMVEMMRVYGELFGDGDGIPATYSVIYGAGVKVP from the coding sequence GTGATTGACCGTTCCAAGGTGCAGCGATCCTTCCACCGCCAGGCATGCGAGTACGACAATCATACCGTTGTCCAGAAGAGGGTCGTGGCCCGGCTTCTCGATATCTTGTCCGAAGAGGGGGAGACCCCTTCGCGGATTCTCGACGTGGGAACGGGCACCGGGCTTCTTGCACGGCATCTGGCAGATCGCTACCCGGATGCATTCCTCTCGTGCATTGATCTGGCCCCGGGCATGGCGGTTGTGGCCCGGCAGCGCCTCGGCCGGCGGGGCCTGGTGGCCGTAGCCGATGCGGAACACCTTCCATTTGCGGGGGAAGCCTTCGATTGCGTCGTTTCCGCCTCCACCTTCCAGTGGCTCACCACCCTCGATAACGCTTTCGGGGAGGCATGGCGCGTGCTCGCGCCCGGAGGGCGCTTTGCCTTCGCCCTTTTCGGCCAAGGCACTTTCCATGAACTGAAAACTTCGTACCGTGCTGCCCTTGCTTCATCTGGCCGTGCCGGAGAGGACCGAACCCAGCGCTTTTTCCCGGTGGATGAAGTGAGTGCTGCGATGACGCGGGCCGGATTCGCGGCCTGCCGCGTCCTATGCGAGGATGAGGTCGAGCGCCATCCCGATGTGCCCACATTCCTTCGAGCCGTAAAACGGGCCGGCGCCGGCAATGCTTCGCCACTTCCTTCGCGGGGGCTTGCGGAGCGGCGGGTAATGGTGGAGATGATGCGGGTTTACGGGGAACTGTTCGGCGACGGCGACGGGATACCAGCCACATATTCAGTTATCTATGGGGCGGGAGTTAAGGTGCCCTGA